A single Phragmites australis chromosome 4, lpPhrAust1.1, whole genome shotgun sequence DNA region contains:
- the LOC133914322 gene encoding probable diphthine methyl ester synthase: MLHIVGLGLGDERGITLRGLDAVRRCTRVYMEAYTSLLLTLGTDPSSMLASLEKLYGKGVTVADREMVEERADQVLREATDADVAFLVIGHPFGSDEIFRKTTH, from the exons ATGCTGCACATTGTGGGCCTGGGCCTCGGCGACGAGCGCGGCATCACGTTACGAGGGCTCGACGCCGTCCGCCGCTGCACCAGGGTCTACATGGAGGCGTACACCTCCCTCCTCCTCACCCTCGGTACCGACCCTTCTTCCATGCTCGCCAGCCTC GAGAAGCTATACGGGAAGGGGGTCACGGTGGCCGACCGGGAGATGGTGGAGGAGCGCGCCGACCAAGTGCTGCGCGAGGCCACCGACGCCGACGTCGCGTTCCTCGTCATCGGCCACCCCTTCGG TTCTGATGAGATTTTCAGGAAAACTACACACTGA
- the LOC133916086 gene encoding sanguinarine reductase produces MEMACFNGSLSPRLTCDRPRGRHAHCRAALRYLPQRAASFPGRLARGAAVGRGRRRLAAAAEPQTLQEQPARTEGSGAAEACSKLILVVGGTGGVGQLIVASLLSRNIKSRLLLRDPEKAASLFGKQDESVLQVYKADTRNTNDLDPQMFEGVTHVICCTGTTAFPSKRWDGDNTPERVDWDGIRNLVSALPQTIKRLVLVSSIGVTKYNELPWSVMNLFGVLKYKKMAEDFVRNSGIPFTIIRPGRLTDGPYTSYDLNTLLKATAGERRAVVIGQGDKLVGEVSRLVVAEACIQALDIESTEGQIYEINSVKGEGPGTDPEKWKVLFRSVQSN; encoded by the exons ATGGAGATGGCGTGCTTCAACGGCTCGCTCTCGCCGCGCCTGACCTGCGACCGGCCGCGGGGTAGGCACGCGCACTGTAGAGCGGCGCTGCGGTACCTCCCGCAGCGCGCGGCCTCCTTCCCCGGGCGGCTCGCACGCGGCGCGGCGGTGGGTCGTGGCAGGAGGCggctcgcggcggcggcggagccgcAGACCTTGCAGGAGCAGCCGGCGCGGACGGAAGGGTCGGGTGCCGCCGAGGCTTGCTCCAAGCTGATCCTTGTCGTCGGCGGGACCGGTGGCGTTG GGCAGTTAATTGTAGCATCTTTGCTGAGCAGGAACATCAAGTCAAGGTTGCTCCTAAGAGACCCCGAAAAGGCAGCGTCTCTATTTGGCAAGCAGGATGAGAGCGTTCTGCAG GTTTACAAAGCGGACACAAGAAATACTAATGATTTGGATCCACAAATGTTTGAG GGAGTTACGCACGTGATCTGTTGTACTGGGACTACAGCATTTCCGTCAAAGCGCTGGGATGGAGATAACACTCCAGAACGTGTAG ATTGGGATGGTATCCGAAATCTGGTTAGCGCCCTGCCACAGACAATCAAGAGACTGGTTCTTGTGTCATCCATTGGTGTTACAAAATACAATGAACTGCCATGGAG TGTCATGAATCTCTTCGGTGTGCTCAAGTACAAGAAGATGGCAGAAGACTTTGTCCGCAATTCAGGCATACCATTCACCATTATCAG GCCTGGAAGATTGACTGATGGGCCCTACACTTCGTATGATCTTAATACGCTTCTTAAAGCTACAGCTGGAGAGCGACGAGCAGTAGTTATAGGCCAAG GTGACAAGCTTGTGGGGGAAGTTAGCAGACTGGTGGTGGCAGAAGCTTGTATCCAAGCTTTGGATATTGAATCCACTGAAGGACAAATATATGAGATTAATTCAGTGAAG GGCGAAGGACCTGGAACGGACCCAGAGAAATGGAAGGTGCTATTCAGATCTGTTCAATCAAACTAG